A single region of the Idiomarinaceae bacterium HL-53 genome encodes:
- a CDS encoding two component transcriptional regulator, LuxR family, with protein sequence MKILIIDPQFFTRSGLIYLLTGYTSNVAIYEATDLNIAESYLSSGESYDFIFTELDLPDVDHRDVVPKLHELAPNAHIVLFTWRQHQSDIRQCIAQGATSYLRKDTSAEEVKLAVHGLLQGRSYLPEMNGRGDSGRYDPERRLSPRQQEIMQLLAQGLSNKEIANILGITEGTIRVHLSSIFKAIKVSNRTEATLWYLLRQNKVVG encoded by the coding sequence ATGAAAATACTTATAATTGATCCACAATTTTTCACCCGTTCAGGGTTAATTTATCTGTTAACTGGCTATACGTCCAATGTTGCGATTTATGAGGCAACGGATTTGAATATTGCTGAGAGTTACTTAAGCAGCGGTGAGAGCTACGACTTCATTTTTACCGAGCTCGATTTGCCTGACGTAGACCACCGGGATGTGGTTCCAAAACTCCATGAACTCGCACCGAACGCACATATTGTTCTCTTTACCTGGCGTCAGCACCAAAGCGACATACGCCAGTGTATTGCGCAAGGAGCGACAAGCTACTTACGTAAAGATACCTCTGCTGAAGAAGTGAAGCTTGCGGTTCACGGCTTACTACAAGGGCGTTCGTACCTGCCAGAAATGAACGGTCGAGGTGATTCAGGGCGTTACGATCCAGAACGTCGCCTCTCACCACGACAGCAAGAAATCATGCAGTTATTGGCTCAAGGTCTTTCGAACAAAGAAATTGCGAATATCTTGGGGATTACCGAAGGCACTATTCGTGTGCATTTGTCGTCTATTTTTAAAGCGATCAAGGTTTCTAACCGAACCGAGGCGACCCTTTGGTATTTGCTGCGACAAAATAAAGTTGTTGGTTAA
- a CDS encoding sigma-54 specific transcriptional regulator, flagellar regulatory protein A, producing MLELTDLQATTVLVVSFSEPRARELSTIFEFVGESVQALSFDDCSQVLRASPQSSVIVVLDDESAGGSWIKNYPGIPFIGTQHTRKECLEAVNCLGQLSARPSYGEVIQLLHHCQEYHRQKPGHEDVSYAERIKKLTQTLVGQSDTMHEIRMQIAQVAPSNANVLVLGESGTGKEVVAKGIHDTSARANGPFVPVNCGAIPAELLESELFGHEKGAFTGAIGTRKGRFEMAEGGTLFLDEIGDMPLPMQVKLLRVLQEREFERVGGNKTLQADVRVIAATHQHLESLITEGKFREDLFYRLNVFPIEMPALREREGDIPLLVLELAKRLQEKEQIELRFTDAALGSLASHRWSGNVRELANLVERLSITHAGRVVDVADLPGKYRDISAAPFKPAYPNEMQERDALNAMFAEDEAVLDDVLYPEGSGLIPARLPEEGVDLKTLLGDLEVDLIRQALEQQEWVVARAAELLGMRRTTLVEKMKKYQLTKE from the coding sequence ATGTTGGAATTGACTGATTTGCAAGCCACCACAGTACTTGTCGTTTCTTTTTCTGAACCGAGGGCTCGAGAGTTGAGCACCATATTCGAGTTCGTGGGCGAGAGCGTGCAAGCACTTTCGTTCGATGACTGCAGCCAAGTTCTGCGAGCATCACCACAGTCGAGTGTGATAGTGGTGCTCGATGACGAGAGCGCAGGTGGCAGTTGGATCAAAAATTATCCTGGTATTCCTTTTATTGGTACGCAACATACGCGTAAAGAGTGTTTAGAGGCGGTAAACTGTCTGGGTCAACTAAGCGCTCGCCCCTCCTACGGCGAAGTGATTCAGTTACTTCACCATTGCCAAGAATATCACCGCCAAAAGCCTGGTCATGAAGACGTAAGCTATGCAGAGCGAATTAAGAAGCTCACCCAAACTTTGGTAGGGCAGAGCGATACGATGCACGAGATCCGTATGCAGATTGCGCAGGTGGCACCTTCGAATGCGAATGTGCTCGTACTTGGGGAGTCTGGAACGGGGAAAGAGGTGGTCGCGAAGGGAATACATGACACGTCGGCCCGCGCAAACGGCCCCTTTGTGCCGGTAAACTGCGGCGCAATTCCCGCCGAACTCCTAGAAAGTGAATTGTTCGGGCATGAGAAGGGCGCATTTACTGGGGCGATTGGAACCCGAAAGGGGCGCTTTGAAATGGCCGAGGGCGGCACATTATTCTTAGATGAAATTGGTGATATGCCGCTGCCTATGCAAGTTAAATTATTACGTGTGTTGCAGGAGCGCGAATTTGAGCGTGTCGGTGGTAACAAAACCTTGCAAGCGGATGTGCGCGTCATTGCTGCCACCCATCAGCATTTAGAATCATTGATCACTGAAGGAAAATTCAGGGAAGATTTATTTTACCGCTTAAACGTATTTCCTATTGAAATGCCTGCGCTTCGGGAGCGAGAGGGAGACATTCCCTTGCTTGTGTTGGAACTTGCGAAACGCCTCCAAGAAAAGGAGCAGATTGAACTTCGATTTACCGACGCGGCGTTGGGATCTCTGGCCTCTCATCGCTGGTCTGGGAATGTTCGTGAGCTCGCTAATTTAGTAGAGCGGCTAAGTATTACTCATGCAGGTCGTGTGGTCGACGTGGCAGATTTGCCAGGTAAATATCGAGACATTTCAGCAGCGCCATTCAAGCCGGCATATCCAAATGAAATGCAAGAGCGAGACGCTTTAAATGCCATGTTTGCTGAAGACGAGGCAGTACTCGACGACGTTCTGTATCCGGAAGGATCGGGGTTAATTCCTGCTCGACTCCCAGAAGAAGGGGTTGATCTAAAAACCCTGTTAGGGGATCTCGAAGTGGATTTGATTCGTCAGGCCTTAGAGCAGCAAGAATGGGTTGTGGCTCGCGCGGCTGAATTGCTCGGCATGCGCCGCACAACACTCGTAGAAAAAATGAAAAAATATCAACTCACCAAAGAATAA
- a CDS encoding two-component system, sensor histidine kinase FlrB: MTPAVPAPLQRPVESTQKAKTRPTAAARVKSLIHAMPNGVVLLDSRGFVREVNNEALRLLGEPLLGARWRDVIDRAFRPQADDGHEVSLYSGRRVRLDISSLSPEPGQLIVITDLSETRALLARISHLQRLTAMGKMVASLAHQIRTPLSAAMLYSEGLQRENLPPEQQHKFARKLNERLQDLESQLNDMLLYAKSGEQQPVGHIRALSLMEKLAQQIEAIAQQHEVTTAFQVDVDDAMILGNETALQGALQNIIVNAIHASKAGTKVEVHTFCENDLLKIEVIDTGCGIAKNDLSQIFTPFFTKKQHGTGLGLAVVKTVIHAHQGHIDVESELGVGTKFQITIPLVTSKESSTRGASDES; encoded by the coding sequence ATGACACCTGCAGTTCCTGCGCCCTTGCAACGGCCTGTCGAAAGCACGCAAAAAGCGAAAACAAGACCCACGGCGGCAGCGCGTGTGAAGAGCTTGATCCATGCGATGCCTAACGGTGTGGTGTTGCTGGACTCGAGAGGCTTCGTTCGCGAGGTTAATAATGAAGCGCTTCGGTTGCTGGGTGAGCCATTACTTGGTGCTCGCTGGCGCGATGTGATTGATCGTGCATTTCGCCCACAGGCGGATGATGGGCATGAAGTGTCGCTTTATTCGGGACGGCGCGTTCGGTTAGATATCTCGTCACTAAGCCCCGAGCCAGGGCAACTAATCGTCATTACTGATCTTTCGGAAACACGCGCTCTACTCGCGCGTATCAGTCATCTGCAGCGCTTGACTGCCATGGGAAAAATGGTCGCGTCGTTAGCGCACCAGATTCGAACACCTCTTTCGGCTGCCATGTTGTACTCCGAGGGTTTGCAACGTGAAAATTTACCGCCAGAGCAGCAACATAAATTTGCACGCAAGTTAAACGAACGCTTACAAGATTTAGAAAGTCAATTGAACGACATGCTTCTGTACGCCAAAAGCGGTGAGCAGCAACCGGTCGGGCATATTCGTGCGCTTAGCCTGATGGAGAAACTTGCGCAGCAGATTGAAGCTATCGCGCAACAACATGAAGTGACGACGGCGTTTCAAGTGGATGTAGATGATGCCATGATCTTAGGTAACGAGACTGCACTGCAAGGCGCGTTACAGAATATTATTGTCAATGCCATTCACGCATCGAAGGCCGGAACAAAGGTTGAGGTGCACACATTTTGCGAAAATGACCTCCTAAAGATTGAGGTCATAGACACTGGTTGTGGCATCGCTAAAAACGACCTCAGTCAAATTTTCACACCCTTCTTTACGAAAAAGCAGCACGGCACTGGGCTGGGGCTCGCCGTAGTGAAGACTGTGATTCATGCCCATCAAGGACACATTGATGTGGAGAGTGAGTTGGGTGTCGGAACGAAATTCCAAATTACGATTCCGTTAGTGACGAGCAAAGAGTCAAGCACACGAGGAGCGAGCGATGAGTCATAA
- a CDS encoding two-component system, response regulator FlrC has product MSHNKNILLVEDDPALRDALSDTLELNGYKVRAASSAEQALLMVKEQIPGLVLSDVQLGGISGIQLLTSLQRQGYDLPMIMMTAYAQVDDAVKAMRMGAVDYLSKPFATEQLLELIERYAPRVQELLTRPVVGDSSSEELLRLAQRVAQAEATVMISGPSGSGKEVLAQFIHHASTRRDGPFVAINCAAIPENMLEATLFGYEKGAFTGAVQSCVGKFEQANGGTLLLDEITEMDLGLQAKLLRVLQERRVERLGSRKEIQLDVRIVATSNRDLRDAVEQGRFREDLYYRLNVFPLAWKPLSQRPGDILPLAEHLLDRHCERANIERPQFTMNAQQKLVNYPWPGNVRELENVIQRALIMHIDGRIDATDIMLDERFHGFDLQEREAILPEQVLPEVPERLGNELKQQEQQIILDTLEKYSGKRKKVAEVLGISPRTLRYKLARMRDQGIRLP; this is encoded by the coding sequence ATGAGTCATAATAAGAACATTCTTTTAGTCGAGGACGATCCTGCGTTACGGGACGCATTGTCTGACACACTTGAACTGAACGGATATAAGGTTCGCGCGGCGTCTTCGGCGGAACAAGCATTGTTGATGGTGAAGGAACAAATTCCCGGATTGGTGTTGTCTGACGTGCAACTCGGCGGTATTAGCGGTATTCAGCTGCTAACAAGCCTACAGCGCCAAGGTTATGACTTACCCATGATTATGATGACAGCTTATGCGCAAGTGGATGATGCGGTAAAGGCGATGCGGATGGGGGCGGTCGATTATTTAAGTAAGCCGTTTGCGACGGAACAACTATTAGAACTCATTGAGCGTTATGCGCCAAGAGTCCAGGAGCTGTTGACACGGCCCGTAGTTGGCGACAGCTCAAGTGAAGAGTTACTAAGGCTCGCTCAACGCGTTGCGCAAGCTGAGGCGACCGTGATGATTAGTGGTCCAAGTGGATCGGGTAAAGAGGTGTTGGCGCAATTTATTCATCATGCTTCAACCCGCCGAGATGGTCCATTTGTTGCCATAAACTGCGCAGCAATTCCTGAGAATATGTTGGAAGCAACCTTATTTGGTTATGAGAAAGGCGCGTTTACCGGCGCGGTACAGAGTTGCGTCGGGAAATTTGAACAAGCCAATGGCGGCACATTATTGCTAGACGAAATCACAGAGATGGATCTGGGTCTGCAGGCGAAGCTCTTACGTGTACTGCAAGAGCGCCGTGTAGAGCGATTAGGGTCGAGAAAAGAAATTCAGCTTGATGTTCGCATTGTTGCAACGAGTAACAGAGATCTGCGAGATGCGGTGGAGCAGGGGCGTTTTAGAGAAGACTTATACTACCGCTTGAACGTGTTTCCACTCGCCTGGAAGCCTCTTTCACAGCGGCCAGGGGATATTCTACCGTTGGCCGAGCACTTATTAGATCGCCATTGCGAGCGAGCTAACATTGAACGCCCGCAGTTCACCATGAATGCTCAGCAAAAGCTTGTAAATTATCCATGGCCGGGCAACGTTCGAGAATTAGAGAATGTGATTCAGCGTGCATTAATCATGCATATCGATGGCAGAATCGATGCTACGGACATTATGCTTGATGAGCGTTTCCATGGTTTTGATTTACAGGAGCGAGAAGCAATACTTCCTGAGCAAGTATTACCCGAGGTCCCCGAGCGCCTCGGAAATGAACTCAAGCAACAAGAGCAGCAGATTATTCTTGATACCCTCGAGAAATACTCGGGTAAGCGCAAGAAAGTAGCGGAAGTCCTAGGAATTAGTCCACGCACACTGCGTTATAAATTGGCGCGTATGAGAGACCAAGGAATTCGTTTACCGTAG
- a CDS encoding flagellar hook-basal body complex protein FliE: MNVTNNPLMADMQAMLADMRASQQATSQQITPLPGQQVQPAELGNHARADFGAMLKGAIDNVNGLALETGELRTRMEMGDPNVSLAEVMISSQKSSIAFEAAVQVRNKVVEAYDKIMNMPV; this comes from the coding sequence ATGAATGTAACGAACAACCCACTCATGGCTGACATGCAAGCGATGCTTGCAGATATGCGTGCGTCTCAGCAAGCAACCTCCCAACAAATTACGCCACTTCCCGGTCAGCAAGTGCAACCTGCAGAATTAGGTAACCATGCACGCGCCGACTTCGGTGCCATGCTGAAAGGCGCAATAGATAACGTCAATGGCCTTGCATTGGAAACCGGTGAGCTCAGAACCCGCATGGAAATGGGCGATCCGAATGTATCACTGGCGGAAGTGATGATTTCCTCACAGAAATCGAGCATTGCGTTTGAAGCAGCCGTGCAAGTTCGTAACAAGGTCGTGGAAGCATACGACAAAATCATGAATATGCCGGTGTAG
- a CDS encoding flagellar M-ring protein FliF, protein MAESTDLMVTDNESFSGGKDNSRSEEQKSGFMGALANIDVMRQVIIVLALAICLAIAVFIMLWAQEPEMRPLGTMQTDQMVETLDFLDANQHDYKVEGNTVFVLTKDFDAIRLQMTRQGVQAMQESTGDEILMQDPGFGVSQRLEAERLKHSREQQLARTIEEMQSINKARVLLAIPRENVFTRRERPPSASVMVNSRRPQLRPEEIDSIVDLVASAVPELETSQVTVTDQNGRLLHSGSQNGMSAMARREYELERQRESEYLDKIDSILSPVVGYGNYTAQVDVTMDFTQLEQTQRSFNPDLPAVRSEMIIEDNSVGGSTAGIPGALTNQPPLESDIPEEATGGSAGRATPGRNHREETRNYELDTTISHTRQQTGVLDRLSVSVALDHKQTVNENGETVRVPFTEEEMVSIRRMLQGGLGFNVNRGDALEVVSFGFLHEPLEVDTAVAWWEEAWVWRALRIVVGGLVIIVLLMTVVRPMMRKLINPDDGADNELDQLLMQDQDLGDETIDMLSQQFDSESIGFAPDGTLKLPDLHKDEDLLKAVRALVANEPELSSQVVKAWLNEDA, encoded by the coding sequence ATGGCTGAGTCAACCGATTTAATGGTCACCGACAACGAATCCTTCTCCGGTGGAAAAGATAACTCGAGATCAGAAGAGCAGAAATCTGGTTTCATGGGCGCGTTGGCAAATATTGATGTGATGCGTCAAGTTATTATTGTATTGGCACTCGCGATTTGTTTAGCCATTGCAGTGTTTATCATGTTGTGGGCACAAGAGCCGGAAATGCGACCACTCGGTACGATGCAGACTGACCAAATGGTTGAAACGCTTGATTTTCTTGATGCAAACCAACACGACTACAAAGTTGAAGGCAATACCGTATTTGTCCTGACTAAAGACTTCGATGCCATTCGCTTGCAGATGACGCGTCAAGGCGTACAAGCGATGCAAGAGTCAACGGGTGATGAAATTCTGATGCAAGACCCCGGTTTTGGGGTAAGCCAACGCTTGGAAGCTGAGCGCTTAAAGCACTCTCGCGAGCAACAGTTGGCAAGAACCATTGAAGAAATGCAGTCAATCAATAAAGCGCGGGTTTTACTTGCCATTCCGCGTGAAAACGTATTTACACGTCGTGAACGTCCACCCAGTGCAAGTGTGATGGTGAACTCTCGTCGTCCTCAACTGCGCCCAGAAGAAATTGATTCGATTGTCGACCTTGTTGCTTCTGCTGTTCCAGAATTAGAAACTTCGCAAGTGACGGTGACTGACCAAAACGGACGTTTACTGCATTCAGGTTCACAGAATGGCATGTCGGCTATGGCTCGCCGTGAGTATGAACTAGAGCGTCAACGAGAAAGCGAATATTTAGACAAGATAGATTCGATTTTGTCACCTGTGGTGGGCTACGGAAATTACACAGCCCAGGTCGACGTGACAATGGATTTCACACAGTTAGAGCAAACACAGCGTTCTTTTAACCCGGATTTACCTGCTGTACGCAGTGAAATGATTATTGAAGACAACTCAGTAGGCGGATCGACCGCAGGAATTCCTGGTGCACTTACGAACCAGCCGCCATTAGAATCTGATATTCCGGAAGAGGCGACGGGTGGCAGTGCAGGCCGCGCTACGCCAGGTCGGAATCATCGCGAGGAGACCCGCAATTACGAGTTAGATACAACGATTAGCCATACACGCCAGCAAACCGGTGTGTTAGACAGGTTGAGTGTTTCTGTAGCACTTGATCACAAGCAAACCGTTAATGAAAATGGCGAGACTGTGCGTGTTCCATTTACGGAAGAAGAAATGGTTTCTATTCGACGGATGCTGCAAGGCGGGCTAGGCTTTAATGTAAACCGAGGCGACGCACTCGAAGTGGTCAGTTTTGGCTTCCTCCATGAGCCGCTTGAGGTAGATACTGCGGTTGCGTGGTGGGAAGAGGCATGGGTTTGGCGAGCACTTCGTATCGTCGTCGGTGGTTTGGTGATTATCGTCTTGTTAATGACGGTTGTGCGACCCATGATGCGTAAACTTATTAATCCGGACGATGGCGCGGACAACGAACTCGATCAGTTACTTATGCAAGATCAAGATCTTGGCGATGAAACCATTGATATGTTGAGTCAGCAGTTTGACAGCGAGTCGATCGGTTTCGCGCCAGATGGTACTCTGAAGCTACCGGATTTGCATAAAGATGAAGATTTATTAAAAGCAGTACGAGCGCTCGTGGCGAATGAGCCTGAGCTTTCCTCTCAAGTTGTTAAAGCGTGGTTGAACGAAGATGCCTGA
- a CDS encoding flagellar motor switch protein FliG: protein MPDTMQAMPQAAGREQKKPGFDVHRLDGVEKAAILLLSLSEEDAAQILKHLEPKQVQRVGMAMAGLEEFSQEKVNAVHNLFLDDIQKFTTIGFKSEEFVRKALTAALGEDKAGNLIEQIVMGSGARGLDSLKWMDSKQVATIIRNEHPQIQTIVLSYLDPEQSAEIMSQFSDKVRLDLMMRIANLEEVQPAALQELNEIMEKQFAGQSGAQAAKMGGLKAAADIMNYLDNSVEAPLMDAIREQDEEMGQQIQDLMFVFENLVDVDDRGIQRLLREVEGETLQRALKGTEEKIREKFFKNMSKRAADLLRDDLEAMGPVRIVDAEQAQKDILATARRLADAGEIMLGAGGGDQFV, encoded by the coding sequence ATGCCTGATACAATGCAAGCGATGCCGCAAGCGGCGGGACGCGAACAGAAAAAGCCAGGATTTGACGTACACCGATTAGACGGTGTTGAGAAAGCTGCAATTTTGCTTCTAAGCTTGTCAGAAGAAGATGCCGCACAGATTCTAAAGCACCTCGAACCAAAACAGGTTCAGCGTGTGGGTATGGCCATGGCGGGTTTAGAAGAATTTAGTCAAGAGAAGGTGAATGCGGTTCACAATCTATTCTTGGATGATATTCAGAAGTTCACAACGATTGGCTTCAAGTCTGAAGAGTTCGTACGCAAAGCTCTAACAGCTGCACTCGGTGAAGACAAAGCTGGAAACCTGATCGAACAGATCGTGATGGGCAGCGGAGCACGTGGCTTAGATTCACTGAAATGGATGGACTCGAAGCAAGTCGCGACGATTATCCGCAACGAGCACCCGCAGATTCAAACCATTGTTTTGTCTTACTTAGATCCTGAACAGTCAGCTGAAATTATGTCTCAATTCAGTGATAAAGTGCGCCTCGATCTGATGATGCGCATCGCGAATCTTGAGGAAGTTCAACCAGCTGCGTTGCAAGAATTGAACGAGATCATGGAGAAGCAGTTTGCAGGCCAGTCGGGTGCGCAGGCAGCGAAAATGGGCGGCTTAAAAGCGGCTGCCGATATTATGAACTACCTGGACAACAGTGTCGAAGCTCCACTTATGGACGCGATTCGCGAACAGGACGAGGAAATGGGTCAACAAATCCAAGACCTCATGTTTGTGTTCGAGAACTTGGTGGACGTGGACGATCGTGGTATTCAACGCTTGTTGCGTGAAGTGGAAGGTGAAACACTGCAGCGTGCGCTGAAAGGCACGGAAGAGAAGATCCGCGAGAAGTTCTTCAAGAACATGTCGAAGCGTGCTGCCGATTTGTTGCGAGATGACCTAGAAGCAATGGGGCCGGTACGTATTGTTGATGCTGAGCAAGCACAGAAAGATATTTTGGCCACGGCAAGACGTTTGGCCGATGCAGGTGAAATTATGCTCGGTGCCGGCGGCGGCGATCAATTTGTTTAA
- a CDS encoding flagellar assembly protein FliH has protein sequence MTDDSLKAWPLPDITEARDEVEEHRNALNMRVPWQYEPPEADADDELELEPRQGISAEALEELREAARQEGFAEGRQEGIEAGHKEGFEAGFAAGEEQGRKEGEEAAQAQLEKLQNDLSSQWETMLESLRNPVQEVEQALETQLLHLTKALAKAVCWSEVKQNEEVIRETMKRSLAELGMTSKRVEIYVNENDMHVIDSMWDEKTRQEKGWFVYPDPNISQGGCKIQTPLVDIDATLETRMQEVFDGLLRGQKGDS, from the coding sequence ATGACTGACGATTCACTAAAAGCATGGCCATTACCCGACATTACTGAAGCTCGGGACGAGGTGGAGGAACACCGGAACGCGTTGAATATGCGCGTGCCATGGCAATATGAGCCACCTGAAGCCGATGCTGATGATGAGTTAGAACTGGAACCCAGACAAGGTATTTCTGCGGAAGCATTGGAAGAGTTGCGTGAAGCGGCTCGGCAAGAAGGCTTTGCTGAAGGCCGCCAAGAGGGAATTGAAGCCGGACACAAAGAAGGCTTTGAGGCTGGATTCGCGGCTGGTGAAGAGCAAGGTCGAAAAGAAGGTGAAGAAGCCGCGCAAGCGCAGCTAGAAAAATTACAGAACGACTTATCCTCGCAATGGGAAACAATGCTTGAAAGCCTGCGTAATCCGGTTCAAGAAGTCGAGCAAGCGCTTGAAACCCAGCTGCTGCACTTAACTAAAGCACTTGCCAAAGCTGTGTGCTGGAGTGAAGTAAAGCAAAACGAAGAGGTTATTCGAGAAACGATGAAACGCTCTCTCGCCGAGCTGGGTATGACGTCTAAGCGCGTAGAAATTTACGTGAACGAAAACGATATGCACGTGATTGACTCGATGTGGGACGAAAAAACGCGTCAGGAAAAGGGCTGGTTTGTGTACCCTGATCCGAATATTTCCCAAGGGGGATGCAAAATTCAAACACCCTTGGTCGACATTGATGCAACTCTAGAAACCAGAATGCAGGAAGTTTTCGATGGTTTACTTCGGGGTCAAAAAGGTGACTCATGA
- a CDS encoding flagellum-specific ATP synthase, translating to MSLADKLEKHVQRVHPARAQVAGHLTRVVGLTFEAVGVRAAIGAICGVETVQGEVTAEVVGFDDEIIYLMPHDDAHGVLPGARVRPLSKTAGIPLGMELLGRVIDGSGNPLDGLGPVITQQHGLSERQKMNPLIRRPIREPLDVGVTAINGLVTVGQGQRMGLFAGSGVGKSVLMGMMTRGTTADVIVVGLIGERGREVKEFIEDILGEDGRERSVVVAAPADQSPLMRLRGCETAAQIAEYFRDQGLNVLLLMDSLTRYAMAQREIALAIGEPPATKGYPPSVFAKLPALVERAGNGGPGQGSITAFYTVLTEGDDLQDPIADSARAILDGHIVLSRALAEAGHYPAIDVESSVSRVMPQVVSAEHLKNAMAIKQLYSTYQRSRDLISIGAYTKGSDPRIDRSIQMMPLMERYLQQGMKDVSPYDDCVTVLGQLAQQARG from the coding sequence ATGAGCCTGGCAGATAAGCTCGAAAAACATGTACAACGCGTTCATCCTGCACGCGCACAAGTTGCGGGGCATTTAACCCGCGTCGTTGGGCTTACTTTTGAAGCTGTCGGCGTGCGCGCTGCAATCGGTGCTATTTGCGGAGTAGAAACCGTACAAGGTGAAGTGACTGCTGAAGTCGTGGGATTCGACGACGAAATTATCTATCTTATGCCTCATGACGATGCGCACGGTGTTTTGCCAGGCGCGCGCGTTCGACCTTTGTCTAAAACCGCGGGTATTCCATTGGGTATGGAATTACTCGGCCGTGTAATAGATGGCTCTGGTAATCCACTCGATGGGTTGGGCCCTGTGATTACCCAGCAACACGGTTTAAGCGAACGCCAAAAAATGAATCCATTGATTCGTCGGCCAATTCGAGAGCCTCTCGATGTGGGAGTTACAGCGATCAATGGTTTGGTAACTGTAGGGCAAGGACAGCGTATGGGTCTGTTTGCCGGCTCCGGGGTGGGTAAGAGTGTACTCATGGGGATGATGACTCGAGGTACCACCGCCGATGTGATTGTCGTTGGATTGATAGGCGAGCGAGGTCGAGAGGTTAAGGAATTCATTGAGGACATTCTGGGTGAAGATGGGCGTGAACGCTCGGTAGTGGTCGCAGCGCCTGCGGATCAGTCACCATTGATGCGTTTACGCGGTTGTGAAACCGCGGCGCAAATTGCTGAATATTTTCGTGATCAAGGCCTGAATGTATTGCTCTTGATGGATTCGTTAACACGTTATGCAATGGCTCAGCGGGAAATAGCCTTGGCGATTGGTGAACCCCCTGCAACCAAAGGTTACCCACCGAGTGTGTTCGCCAAACTGCCAGCGTTGGTAGAGCGTGCCGGGAATGGTGGGCCAGGACAAGGCTCAATAACTGCGTTCTACACGGTATTAACTGAAGGCGATGATTTACAAGATCCGATTGCAGACTCTGCGCGTGCTATTCTCGATGGCCACATTGTGCTCTCGCGCGCATTGGCAGAAGCAGGTCATTACCCCGCGATTGACGTGGAGTCGTCGGTGAGCCGAGTGATGCCACAAGTCGTGAGCGCAGAACATCTCAAAAATGCGATGGCAATTAAGCAGCTTTATTCGACTTACCAACGGAGTCGAGATTTAATTTCAATTGGAGCATACACGAAAGGCTCCGATCCTCGTATCGATCGTTCAATTCAAATGATGCCGCTCATGGAGCGATACCTGCAACAGGGAATGAAAGATGTGTCTCCTTATGATGACTGCGTGACCGTACTTGGGCAACTCGCGCAACAGGCGCGCGGTTAA
- a CDS encoding flagellar FliJ protein: MQNNALKLVLEMEQRKEREAAHEFGNARHQFTLQQRRLEGLSHYRQDYLNQANARAQQGLGSSTFGQYHAFVGKLDEGIGQQQKQLERIRSHVEQLKQKWMAQQQRRKAVEMLIQKREQETNQLRARQEQRTSDEFAMQGFLRRIREKS, encoded by the coding sequence ATGCAAAATAACGCGCTTAAATTGGTGTTAGAGATGGAGCAGAGAAAGGAGCGCGAAGCCGCGCATGAGTTCGGTAATGCTCGACACCAATTCACATTGCAGCAGCGACGCTTGGAGGGTTTGAGCCATTATCGGCAAGATTACCTGAATCAAGCCAACGCGCGTGCGCAACAGGGTTTAGGCTCTTCTACGTTTGGTCAATATCATGCCTTCGTTGGCAAGCTTGATGAGGGAATAGGCCAACAACAAAAGCAACTAGAACGAATTCGCAGCCATGTCGAGCAACTGAAGCAAAAGTGGATGGCCCAACAACAACGGCGTAAAGCCGTAGAAATGCTCATTCAGAAACGTGAGCAAGAAACTAATCAATTACGTGCTCGTCAAGAGCAGCGCACTTCCGATGAGTTTGCAATGCAAGGTTTCTTGCGAAGAATACGCGAAAAATCTTAA